From one Trifolium pratense cultivar HEN17-A07 linkage group LG1, ARS_RC_1.1, whole genome shotgun sequence genomic stretch:
- the LOC123902992 gene encoding putative defensin-like protein 234, with the protein MMKVGSILLAVGILFALFNLNYGSDVVQKDDFKFCRQSMTLSGNCQNSPTCFTVFNAKYGASATTHNCNCQDAGKSHTCSCCINCDYTDGKTPC; encoded by the exons ATGATGAAAGTAGGAAGCATTCTCTTAGCCGTTGGAATTTTATTTGCTCTCTTCAACCTCAACTACGGCTCAG atgtggtgcaaaaagatgatttcaaattttgtcgcCAAAGTATGACATTGAGTGGAAATTGTCAAAATTCTCCTACATGCTTTACAGTATTCAATGCTAAATATGGAGCAAGCGCCACCACTCACAATTGTAATTGTCAAGATGCTGGTAAAAGCCACACTTGTTCATGTTGTATTAATTGTGATTATACAGATGGTAAAACTCCTTGTTAG